In the Nerophis ophidion isolate RoL-2023_Sa linkage group LG01, RoL_Noph_v1.0, whole genome shotgun sequence genome, one interval contains:
- the mfsd14bb gene encoding hippocampus abundant transcript 1 protein — protein sequence MIPPGKPASESSNDIMLVRSSQVKGKAKVLHAVVVIFLEFFAWGLLTTPMLTVLHETFPQHTFLMNGLVQGVKGFLSFLSAPLIGALSDIWGRKSFLLLTVFFTCAPIPFMRISPWWYFALISVSGIFAVTFSVVFAYVADVTDEQQRSTAYGLVSATFAASLVTSPAIGAYLSAKYGDSLVVLVATVISVADIAFVFLAVPESLPDKMRLTSWGFPISWEQADPFASLRRVGKDSTVLLICVTVFLSYLPEAGQYSSFFLYLRQVIDFSPAAIAAYIAMVGVLSIIAQTLLLSVLMRTIGNKNTVLLGLAFQLFQLAWYAFGSEPWMMWAAGTVAAMSSITFPAVSALVSHSAAPDQQGVVQGMITGIRGLCNGLGPALYGFIFFLFNVELSDVQPATARPSQHVKKSSVPGPPFLFGACAVVFALIVAVFIPERPPPGDIKTCSARKSSSTPAAYAQDAGPLATPTSDAEDIEPLLQDSSL from the exons ATGATCCCGCCGGGAAAGCCAGCCAGCGAGTCCAGCAACGACATCATGTTGGTCCGGAGCTCG CAGGTGAAGGGCAAGGCCAAGGTGTTGCACGCCGTGGTGGTCATCTTCCTGGAGTTCTTCGCCTGGGGACTGCTGACCACGCCCATGTTGACT GTCCTCCACGAGACGTTCCCTCAGCACACCTTCCTGATGAACGGACTCGTCCAAGGCGTCAAG GGCTTCCTGTCCTTCCTGTCGGCGCCTCTGATCGGCGCGCTGTCGGACATCTGGGGGAGGAAGTCCTTCCTCCTCCTCACCGTCTTCTTCACGTGTGCACCCATCCCCTTCATGAGGATCAGCCCCTG GTGGTACTTTGCTCTCATCTCCGTGTCGGGAATCTTCGCCGTGACCTTCTCGGTGGTGTTCGCCTACGTGGCTGATGTCACCGACGAGCAGCAGAGGAGCACCGCGTATGGCCtg GTGTCCGCCACGTTCGCCGCCAGCCTGGTGACCAGCCCAGCCATCGGGGCGTACCTGTCGGCCAAATACGGCGACAGCCTGGTGGTCCTGGTCGCCACGGTGATCTCGGTGGCCGACATCGCCTTCGTCTTCCTGGCGGTACCCGAGTCGCTGCCCGACAAGATGCGTCTGACGTCATGGGGGTTTCCCATTTCCTGGGAGCAGGCCGACCCCTTTGCT TCGCTGCGCCGTGTGGGGAAAGACTCCACCGTGCTGCTCATCTGCGTCACCGTCTTCCTGTCCTACCTGCCAGAGGCGGGACAGTACTCCAGCTTCTTCCTCTACCTGAGACAG GTCATCGACTTCTCTCCCGCCGCCATCGCCGCCTACATCGCCATGGTGGGCGTCCTGTCCATCATTGCTCAG ACGCTGCTCCTCAGCGTGCTGATGAGGACCATCGGCAACAAGAACACGGTTCTCCTCGGTCTGGCCTTCCAGCTGTTCCAGCTGGCCTGGTACGCCTTCGGCTCTGAGCCCTG GATGATGTGGGCGGCGGGAACGGTGGCGGCCATGTCGTCCATCACATTCCCAGCAGTCTCCGCCCTCGTGTCACACAGCGCCGCCCCCGACCAGCAAG gTGTGGTTCAGGGCATGATCACAGGGATCCGTGGTCTGTGTAACGGTTTGGGTCCTGCACTTTACGGCTTcatctttttcctgttcaacgTGGAACTTAGTGACGTGCAGCCGGCGACTGCCAGACCCAGCCAACACGTGAAG AAATCGAGCGTTCCCGGGCCGCCCTTCCTCTTCGGAGCATGCGCGGTGGTCTTCGCCCTCATCGTGGCCGTCTTCATCCCCGAGCGCCCGCCGCCGGGCGACATTAAGACCTGCTCGGCCAGGAAGTCCAGCAGCACGCCCGCCGCCTACGCTCAGGACGCCGGCCCTCTGGCCACGCCCACCAGCGACGCCGAGGACATTGAGCCGCTCTTGCAGGACAGCAGCTTGTGA
- the lrrc2 gene encoding leucine-rich repeat-containing protein 2 isoform X2 produces the protein MMLERKVAAPAPVPVGVGVGVGAGVGVGVGVGVGVGAGVGVGAGVGAGVGVGVGVGAGVGGGVYDVASVRSVWEVRVRTHLLRQRKEQDRKERSALARIEQQWQYFIYCKTLKTHERNLLDTRSTLHTLTEHASNQETDVQRAQCDSPDVSNHGDDNLLFQLHGDQWKDFPRELQWRTYLRAWHVTHTNIQKLPDYLSSFTQLQVLEMPNNALKELPPAIGQLSALTQLNVSYNRLSAIPAQLGLCDNLERLLVCANFNLGQLPFELSGLKKLRHLDVSQNNLASIPVCTLRMSSLQLLDLSDNMLTDLPQDMDRLQQLQTLFVHKNQLTYLPQCLTNIPTLNMVVVSGQDLTCVPTQLCSNPAIKFIRLYESGVGDRKSRQASVRTRTRTEEPSRDSSQKEFLEVYVDTLKDREDVPYATTKVSISCLL, from the exons ATGATGTTGGAGAGGAAGGTTGCTGCTCCTGCTCCTGTTCCCGTTGGTGTTGGTGTTGGTGTTGGTGCTGGTGTTGGTGTTGGTGTTGGTGTTGGTGTTGGTGTTGGTGCTGGTGTTGGTGTTGGTGCTGGTGTTGGTGCTGGTGTTGGTGTTGGTGTTGGTGTTGGTGCTGGTGTTGGTGGTGGTGTTTACGATGTGGCGTCAGTGAGGAGTGTGTGGGAGGTGCGTGTGAGGACACATCTTCTGCGGCAGAGGAAGGAGCAGGACAGGAAGGAGAGGAGCGCCCTGGCCAG gattGAGCAACAATGGCAGTATTTTATCTACTGCAAGACGCTGAAAACACACGAACGCAACCTGCTGGACACCAGATCTACTCTACACACACtcactg AGCATGCGTCCAATCAGGAGACAGATGTGCAGCGAGCACAGTGTGACAGTCCAGATgtcagtaaccatggtgatgacAACTTATTGTTCCAGCTGCATGGTGACCAGTGGAAG GACTTCCCGCGGGAGCTGCAGTGGCGGACATATTTGAGGGCGTGGCACGTGACGCACACCAACATCCAGAAGCTGCCAGACTACTTGTCATCTTTCACACAACTCCAAGTGTTGGAGATGCCCAACAACGCCCTCAAGGAGCTGCCGCCCGCCATCG GACAACTGAGCGCGCTCACACAGCTCAACGTCAGCTACAACCGTCTGTCCGCCATTCCTGCCCAGCTGGGCCTCTGTGACAACCTGGAGAGACTTCTAGTCTGTGCTAACTTCAACCTGGGACAGCTTCCTTTTGAG CTGAGTGGCTTGAAGAAGTTGCGTCACCTGGACGTGTCTCAGAACAACTTGGCCTCCATTCCTGTCTGCACACTCAGGATGTCATCTCTGCAGCTGCTAGACCTTAGTGACAACATGCTAACTGACCTGCCACAGGACATGGACAG actcCAGCAGCTGCAGACATTGTTTGTGCACAAGAACCAGCTGACATATCTTCCTCAGTGTCTGACCAACATTCCCACACTCAACATGGTGGTGGTCAGCGGCCAGGACCTGACTTGTGTTCCCACACAACTGTGCAGCAACCCCGCcatcaa GTTCATCCGACTGTACGAAAGTGGTGTGGGCGACAGGAAGTCCAGACAGGCGAGTGTGAGGACGAGGACGAGGACAGAGGAGCCGAGCAGGGACAGCAGCCAGAAGGAGTTCCTGGAAGTCTACGTGGACACGCTGAAAGACCGAG AGGACGTCCCGTACGCCACCACCAAAGTGTCCATTTCCTGTCTGCTGTGA
- the lrrc2 gene encoding leucine-rich repeat-containing protein 2 isoform X1: protein MMLERKVAAPAPVPVGVGVGVGAGVGVGVGVGVGVGAGVGVGAGVGAGVGVGVGVGAGVGGGVYDVASVRSVWEVRVRTHLLRQRKEQDRKERSALARIEQQWQYFIYCKTLKTHERNLLDTRSTLHTLTAEHASNQETDVQRAQCDSPDVSNHGDDNLLFQLHGDQWKDFPRELQWRTYLRAWHVTHTNIQKLPDYLSSFTQLQVLEMPNNALKELPPAIGQLSALTQLNVSYNRLSAIPAQLGLCDNLERLLVCANFNLGQLPFELSGLKKLRHLDVSQNNLASIPVCTLRMSSLQLLDLSDNMLTDLPQDMDRLQQLQTLFVHKNQLTYLPQCLTNIPTLNMVVVSGQDLTCVPTQLCSNPAIKFIRLYESGVGDRKSRQASVRTRTRTEEPSRDSSQKEFLEVYVDTLKDREDVPYATTKVSISCLL from the exons ATGATGTTGGAGAGGAAGGTTGCTGCTCCTGCTCCTGTTCCCGTTGGTGTTGGTGTTGGTGTTGGTGCTGGTGTTGGTGTTGGTGTTGGTGTTGGTGTTGGTGTTGGTGCTGGTGTTGGTGTTGGTGCTGGTGTTGGTGCTGGTGTTGGTGTTGGTGTTGGTGTTGGTGCTGGTGTTGGTGGTGGTGTTTACGATGTGGCGTCAGTGAGGAGTGTGTGGGAGGTGCGTGTGAGGACACATCTTCTGCGGCAGAGGAAGGAGCAGGACAGGAAGGAGAGGAGCGCCCTGGCCAG gattGAGCAACAATGGCAGTATTTTATCTACTGCAAGACGCTGAAAACACACGAACGCAACCTGCTGGACACCAGATCTACTCTACACACACtcactg CAGAGCATGCGTCCAATCAGGAGACAGATGTGCAGCGAGCACAGTGTGACAGTCCAGATgtcagtaaccatggtgatgacAACTTATTGTTCCAGCTGCATGGTGACCAGTGGAAG GACTTCCCGCGGGAGCTGCAGTGGCGGACATATTTGAGGGCGTGGCACGTGACGCACACCAACATCCAGAAGCTGCCAGACTACTTGTCATCTTTCACACAACTCCAAGTGTTGGAGATGCCCAACAACGCCCTCAAGGAGCTGCCGCCCGCCATCG GACAACTGAGCGCGCTCACACAGCTCAACGTCAGCTACAACCGTCTGTCCGCCATTCCTGCCCAGCTGGGCCTCTGTGACAACCTGGAGAGACTTCTAGTCTGTGCTAACTTCAACCTGGGACAGCTTCCTTTTGAG CTGAGTGGCTTGAAGAAGTTGCGTCACCTGGACGTGTCTCAGAACAACTTGGCCTCCATTCCTGTCTGCACACTCAGGATGTCATCTCTGCAGCTGCTAGACCTTAGTGACAACATGCTAACTGACCTGCCACAGGACATGGACAG actcCAGCAGCTGCAGACATTGTTTGTGCACAAGAACCAGCTGACATATCTTCCTCAGTGTCTGACCAACATTCCCACACTCAACATGGTGGTGGTCAGCGGCCAGGACCTGACTTGTGTTCCCACACAACTGTGCAGCAACCCCGCcatcaa GTTCATCCGACTGTACGAAAGTGGTGTGGGCGACAGGAAGTCCAGACAGGCGAGTGTGAGGACGAGGACGAGGACAGAGGAGCCGAGCAGGGACAGCAGCCAGAAGGAGTTCCTGGAAGTCTACGTGGACACGCTGAAAGACCGAG AGGACGTCCCGTACGCCACCACCAAAGTGTCCATTTCCTGTCTGCTGTGA